From the genome of Malus domestica chromosome 04, GDT2T_hap1, one region includes:
- the LOC103433660 gene encoding uncharacterized protein → MRKMQAGGLVELATQQECKINGSVEDGLDDSLVTKEEKPTINISNAVQSSSGKKRLGALDSSDLAVDEDVSGKRAKLTSSVSGDSAKELDRNVSASQDDVSSSGTTTSRGDGDSGPVQQLVAMFDALVAQGEKAVGSLEILISSISADVLAEVVIGYTCAT, encoded by the exons ATGAGAAAGATGCAAGCTGGAGGGCTGGTAGAGCTAGCCACCCAGCAAGAATGCAAGATTAATGGAAGTGTGGAAGACGGGCTAGATGATTCTCTAGTTACTAAG GAAGAGAAGCCCACTATTAACATATCTAATGCTGTGCAAAGTAGTTCCGGGAAGAAACGGTTAGGAGCACTTGATAGTAGTGATCTTGCAGTGGATGAAGATGTATCAGGAAAGCGTGCCAAATTGACATCCAGTGTCTCTGGGGATTCGGCTAAAGAGTTAGATAGGAATGTTTCTGCGTCTCAAGATGACGTTTCTTCAAGTGGAACTACCACTTCTAGAGGAGATGGTGATAGTGGACCTGTACAGCAACTTGTTGCTATGTTTGATGCGCTGGTTGCTCAAGGTGAAAAAGCTGTTGGTTCTTTGGAAATTCTTATCTCCAGTATCTCTGCTGACGTGTTAGCAGAGGTAGTTATTGGATATACATGTGCCACATAA